CCTGTAGAGCAAGTGAAAGAAGAAGTTGCAACGATCATTGAAAACCGACTGGGGCAATGATGTCCGTAGCCTCTCAACTGGACCTTACTAAAATCCGGGAAGAATTTCCGGTACTCCACCAGAAGATCAATGGCAAGGATCTGATCTACATGGACAATGCGGCGACTTCTCAGAAGCCAAAAAATGTCATCGATGCGTTAACGCATTACTACGAGAATAATAACGCCAATATTCATAGAGGCATTCACTCGCTGGCAGAACGTGCTACTTCGGACTATGAAAATACCCGAAAGAGCATTAAATCGTTCATCAATGCTAATGAATCAGAAGAGATCATCTTCACCAAAGGAACGACTGAAGGCATCAACCTGGTATCTCAGGCTTACGGCCGCAAATTCCTGAAGAAAGGAGATGAAATCCTAATCACGGGAATGGAGCACCATTCCAATATTGTGCCATGGCAGATTGTTGCAGGCCAAACGGGCGCTACACTGAAAGTTGTACCGATCAATGAGCATGGTGAAATGATCTGGGAAGAGTTTGAGAGGTTGCTTTCTGAGAAGACCAAGATTGTTTCGATGGTCTACATTAGTAATAGCCTGGGAACCATCAATCCGGTCAAAGCGATCATCGAAAAAGCACATGCAGTTGGTGCGAAAGTGATGCTGGATGGAGCACAAGCCGCTCCACATAGCAAATTGGACGTAATTGATCTGAATTGTGATTTCCTGGCATTCTCGGGACACAAGATGTATGGTCCTACTGGCATGGGTGCGCTTTACGGCAAGCGTCAATTGCTTGAAAAAATGGATCCTTATCAAGGCGGTGGAGAAATGATCAAGGAAGTGACGTTTGAGGCCACAACCTATAATGACATTCCATATAAGTTCGAAGCGGGCACGCCGAATATCGGAGATGTCATTGCTTTCCAAAAAGCCATAGAGTTCATGGAAGGAATAGGGCATGAAGCCTTGTTACAACAAGAAAATGACCTGCTGGAATATGGCACCAAAACACTGCAAGCTATTGACGGATTCCAACCTGTTGGGACCGCCAAAAACAAAGCCAGTGTCATTTCTTTCAATCTGGAAGGCGTTCATCCATTTGATCTTGGCATGTTTCTGGATGCAAAAGGAATTGCCGTAAGAACAGGACACCACTGTACGCAGCCTATCATGGATCATTTTGGGATCGAAGGAACTGCCAGGGCCTCTTTTGCGGTTTACAATACCAGAGAAGAAATTGATGTCCTGGCCGAGGCATTGAAAGATATTCACGCTAAATTTCATAAATGAGCACGACGATCCAGGATATCCAAAACGAAGTAATTGAAGAATTTGAATTGCTGGATGGCGATTTCGAAATGTCCATCAATTACGTCATGGAGCTTGGTGAGCAAATGCCGCCATTTGAGGACGCGGATCGTACAGAAGATAACATTGTGAAAGGTTGCCAGTCGAAAGTTTGGCTCACTGCCAGCCATGATAATGGCAAAGTGACTTTCAAAGGAGATTCCAATACGGCCATTACTAAAGGCCTGGTAAGTCTCCTGATCCGAGTACTTTCGGGCCATTCACCGGAAGACATCCTGAATCAGGAAATCTTCTTTCCTTCCAAAATTGGAATGAATCGATTCATCGGCACCCAACGATCCAACGGATTTGGGGCGATGATCAAACAAATGAAAATCTACGCTTTGGCGTTTAGCAGTACACAAAAAGAAGTGAAGTCATGAGTACGGAACAAGTAACAGAAGACCAGACGCTGGAACTGAAAGAAAAGATCGTAGAAGCCATCAAAATGGTATATGATCCGGAAATCCCTGTGGATGTGTACGAATTGGGACTCATCTATGAGATCAATGTGTTTCCGATCAATAATGTCCATGTACTGATGACCCTCACCTCTCCGGCTTGCCCTTCTGCGGAAGAGATCCCTGGAGAGATCAAGCAAAAAATTGGGGAGATTGAAGGGATCAACGATATCGAAGTTGAAGTGACTTTTGATCCTCCTTATGCCACCGACATGATGTCGGAAGCGGCAAAACTGGAACTAGGATTTATGTAATTATAGAATATAAAGAATCAAACATATGTACCCTGAGGAATTAGTAGCACCGATGAGGGCCGAGTTGACTCAAATCGGATTCGACGAGTTGAAAACTGCAGATGCGGTGACCAATCACCTGGAAAATGAAAAAGGCACATCACTAGTAGTGATCAATTCAGTTTGCGGATGTGCTGCAGGTGCGGCTCGTCCTGGTGTAGCAGCAGCATTACACCACAGTGACAAGAAGCCTGATCACCTGACAACTGTTTTTGCTGGTGTGGACATGGAAGCCACTCAAAAAGCACGTGAATACACGTTGCCTTACCCTCCATCTTCTCCTGCCATTGCTTTGTTCAAAGACGGAGATTTGGTTCACATGGTAGAAAGACACCATATTGAAGGCAGACCTGCTCACATGATCGCGGATCACTTGCAGGAAGTTTTCAAAGAGTATTGCTAAGAAATAAGCATTATGCATAAACAAAACCTGCCTCGCGCAGGTTTTTTTATGGATAAGCGTAGGGTTTTGGGTTGTGCGGCTGTCTTATCATCAACCTATTGATCCTATGAAGAACAAAAACCAACTTTTTATTGTGCTGCTGGGAATATCGGTGGCAGTGCTGGTACTGGTGGTTTTGTAACCTCACGCAATTGACCACAAACAACTACCATTACAACAGTTTCTTGAAGTTAGCACTCATCATCGCATTCCCAATTCCTCTCTTTTCTTTACTTTAGCGCGCTCATTTTTACCCATTTTCTCTGGATATGGATCGTCCCGAATTTGATGATATTTTCATGCAGCTGGCAGTGAATCTGGCCTCTCGTTCTCATTGCATCAAAAGGCATGTGGGTGCGGTATTAACCAAAGAAACACGGATCATCTCCATCGGTTACAATGGCCCTCCTGCTGGCACACACAACTGCGACGAGGAATGGCCGGAAAAAGGATGCCCCAGGGACTCCAAAGGTGGTTGCTCATTAGCGATCCACGCAGAACAAAATGCCATTCTCTATGCGGTGAAGAACCAATCTACGGTAGAAGGCTCAACTCTTTATGTGACTTTGTCTCCGTGCTTGGCTTGCGCAAGAATCATCTACACTTCGGGTATTAAGAAAGTGATCTACCTGAAATCGTACGCACAATACAAAGGCATCCCCAGTGATGAAGGGGTGGATTTTCTTAGAAAGTTTGGTGTGGAGACGGTCCAATATGAAGGTGAGATCCCTCATGAGAATGTGTTGATTTAGTTGATTGACTGTCTACCTTTCCGAAAGCTCCTCAGAGTCATTCTCAGAAGACGCTTAGGTATGAAAAGAAAAAACGCCAATTCAAGTAGAAATGGCGTTCTCAAAATCTTTTTAGCTACTCTTTAATCACTAAACCCACCTTCTTCTCCACCGAAATCTTCGCCACCATCTCGGCCACGTCCACCTCTACGGCCACGTTGTTTCTTTTGATTAAGTCGGTAGGTAAAGGAAGCAGTCACGGTCGGTCCGCGTCTCCACTGAAATTCTGAGTCCGTGGTAAAGAACTCCGTGATGGTTTCTCCACGGAATTTTCTGGTATTGAACAGGTCTCTTACACTCAAAGCAACCGTACCATTGCGCTTCAGAACATCTCTGGACAATCCAACATCGATCCTGGTAATGGCTTTTCTTGTTCCTTGCGGTGTTTTTCTTGGCGCCCGATATGACCAGGTCATCTGTGCATTGAACAATTTATCATTCCGATAGAAGCCCATCATTCTCGTTGTGAAGGTGGTCGCTTCTGCAGAAATGTCTTCTCCGGTTTCAGGGTTGAAGCCATTCGTATTGGAATTGAAGAAATTCACGTTCCCAGTCATACGGAATTTTTGACCAAGCTCCTGCGTCAGGTTCAGCTCCAGTCCTATATCATTTCTTACAGCCAAATTTTCCGGCCTCCGGATCGTCTGACCTTCTTCCTCCCCTGCTACCTGTATTCTGGAAACCACATCCTCCGTATGACGATGATAGATGCCTAAGTAAATGGTGGAAGCAGTTCTGTTTTGAAGGATACCCAATTCGTAAGAATCTGTGAATTGAGGTTGCAGGTTAGGGTTACCCGTGTAGATACTCAGTGGGTTACTAAACGTAACAAAAGGATTCAGGCTTCGGAATCTTGGTCGGCTAACCCGACGGCTGTAGCTCAGCTGTAAAGA
This DNA window, taken from Cytophagales bacterium, encodes the following:
- a CDS encoding SufE family protein, whose translation is MSTTIQDIQNEVIEEFELLDGDFEMSINYVMELGEQMPPFEDADRTEDNIVKGCQSKVWLTASHDNGKVTFKGDSNTAITKGLVSLLIRVLSGHSPEDILNQEIFFPSKIGMNRFIGTQRSNGFGAMIKQMKIYALAFSSTQKEVKS
- a CDS encoding iron-sulfur cluster assembly protein; this translates as MSTEQVTEDQTLELKEKIVEAIKMVYDPEIPVDVYELGLIYEINVFPINNVHVLMTLTSPACPSAEEIPGEIKQKIGEIEGINDIEVEVTFDPPYATDMMSEAAKLELGFM
- a CDS encoding dCMP deaminase family protein — translated: MDRPEFDDIFMQLAVNLASRSHCIKRHVGAVLTKETRIISIGYNGPPAGTHNCDEEWPEKGCPRDSKGGCSLAIHAEQNAILYAVKNQSTVEGSTLYVTLSPCLACARIIYTSGIKKVIYLKSYAQYKGIPSDEGVDFLRKFGVETVQYEGEIPHENVLI
- a CDS encoding cysteine desulfurase, which produces MMSVASQLDLTKIREEFPVLHQKINGKDLIYMDNAATSQKPKNVIDALTHYYENNNANIHRGIHSLAERATSDYENTRKSIKSFINANESEEIIFTKGTTEGINLVSQAYGRKFLKKGDEILITGMEHHSNIVPWQIVAGQTGATLKVVPINEHGEMIWEEFERLLSEKTKIVSMVYISNSLGTINPVKAIIEKAHAVGAKVMLDGAQAAPHSKLDVIDLNCDFLAFSGHKMYGPTGMGALYGKRQLLEKMDPYQGGGEMIKEVTFEATTYNDIPYKFEAGTPNIGDVIAFQKAIEFMEGIGHEALLQQENDLLEYGTKTLQAIDGFQPVGTAKNKASVISFNLEGVHPFDLGMFLDAKGIAVRTGHHCTQPIMDHFGIEGTARASFAVYNTREEIDVLAEALKDIHAKFHK
- a CDS encoding BrxA/BrxB family bacilliredoxin — protein: MYPEELVAPMRAELTQIGFDELKTADAVTNHLENEKGTSLVVINSVCGCAAGAARPGVAAALHHSDKKPDHLTTVFAGVDMEATQKAREYTLPYPPSSPAIALFKDGDLVHMVERHHIEGRPAHMIADHLQEVFKEYC